One Verrucomicrobiota bacterium genomic window carries:
- the trpD gene encoding anthranilate phosphoribosyltransferase, with translation MLEHLAEQLARREPLTDTQVMLAVDELVKETVAPGVKAAFLSALSIKGETPEEIASFAGELRTRAVPVPLDAAWRESREILDVCGTGGDRLDTFNISTTVALVAASAGVAVAKHGNRAITSNCGSADVLEALGVPVELPPDEAARALRERHFAFFFAPRYHPAFKHIAPARKLCAGRGQRTIFNFLGPLLNPAGPTAQLLGVPRPGLCEPIARVLQSLGLRRGMVVSGSVQSPGATDSASASLDELSTLGPNTVAEFHHDRGFSVSTLDPGNFPLQPAALADLAGGDRQANADIVRRLLSGAERGPKRDAVLLNAAAALFIASRAKSLVEGWELAAGLLDSGAARAKLEELRTRP, from the coding sequence GTGCTTGAACACCTCGCCGAACAACTCGCGCGCCGCGAACCGCTCACCGACACGCAGGTGATGCTCGCCGTGGACGAGCTCGTGAAGGAGACCGTCGCGCCCGGCGTGAAGGCGGCGTTCCTGTCCGCGCTTTCGATCAAGGGCGAGACCCCGGAGGAAATCGCCTCGTTCGCGGGCGAACTGCGCACGCGCGCCGTGCCCGTGCCGCTCGACGCGGCGTGGCGCGAGTCCCGCGAGATTCTCGACGTGTGCGGGACCGGCGGCGACAGGCTGGACACGTTCAACATCTCGACGACCGTCGCGCTTGTCGCGGCCAGCGCGGGCGTGGCGGTGGCGAAGCACGGCAACCGCGCGATCACGTCCAACTGCGGCAGCGCGGACGTCCTCGAGGCGCTGGGCGTGCCGGTGGAGTTGCCGCCCGACGAGGCGGCGCGGGCGCTTCGCGAGCGGCACTTCGCCTTCTTCTTCGCGCCGAGGTATCATCCGGCGTTCAAGCACATCGCCCCGGCGCGCAAACTCTGCGCCGGGCGCGGCCAGCGCACGATTTTCAACTTCCTCGGCCCGCTGCTCAACCCCGCCGGGCCCACCGCGCAGTTGCTGGGCGTGCCGCGGCCCGGGCTGTGCGAGCCCATCGCGCGCGTGCTGCAGTCGCTTGGGTTGAGGCGCGGGATGGTCGTTTCGGGAAGCGTCCAAAGTCCGGGCGCAACGGACAGCGCGTCGGCCAGTCTGGACGAACTCTCGACGCTCGGGCCGAACACCGTCGCCGAATTCCACCACGACCGCGGATTCAGCGTGTCCACGCTCGACCCTGGAAACTTCCCGCTTCAGCCCGCTGCTCTCGCGGACCTCGCCGGCGGCGACAGACAGGCCAACGCGGACATCGTGCGGCGGTTGCTGAGCGGCGCGGAGCGCGGGCCGAAGCGCGACGCCGTGCTGCTCAATGCGGCCGCGGCGCTCTTCATCGCGAGCCGCGCGAAGTCGCTCGTCGAAGGGTGGGAACTCGCGGCCGGGTTGCTCGACTCGGGCGCGGCCCGGGCGAAGCTGGAGGAGCTGCGAACGAGGCCGTAG
- a CDS encoding sulfatase encodes MKSALAVLRTLALAAALVTANPAAAASPPNILFIYTDDHSYRSVSCYEGADPYVKTPNMDNLAARGVRFTHAYIGTWCMPSRATLLTGFHQYGVKSMRMEGKYPGSVYDAKECRMWPSVFRKAGYFTGQIGKWHTGTDDGFGREWDWQRVWNRPKYPDNAGNYYYDQLITFNGTETKAVKGYSTDNYTDWAIEFIRGQHRPLNKPWYLWLCYGGVHSPYQPADRHKQDYPAAKVATPQDIYAPRPGKPEWMQKVNTWEKGANGEPVLRREAKGKEVGDDKRVAEGRTLSDWTRQYNQAVRSLDEGIGRVLGALEKSGQLKNTLVVFTADQGFAWGQHGFRHKLAPYDDNLRPPFIVSMPGTIPEGKVCRTPVGGVDLVPTFFSFAKQPLPWPVHGHDLTPLLKNPDAPWPHPVLMPYTTHFFGEDTARVPTDAAHLYQNGVPWYLMLVQGRHKYIRPLIAGETEELYDLQADPAELTNLAHGMKNADTLRQLRDATLAELRRTGAKMADHLPPVGTRAK; translated from the coding sequence ATGAAATCAGCCCTCGCGGTCTTGCGAACCCTCGCGCTCGCGGCCGCCTTGGTCACGGCCAACCCGGCCGCCGCGGCTTCGCCGCCGAACATCCTCTTCATCTACACCGACGATCACTCGTATCGCTCGGTGAGTTGTTACGAGGGCGCGGATCCTTACGTGAAGACGCCGAACATGGACAACCTCGCCGCGCGCGGGGTGCGCTTCACGCACGCCTACATCGGCACGTGGTGCATGCCTTCGAGGGCGACGCTGCTCACGGGCTTCCACCAATACGGCGTGAAGTCGATGCGGATGGAGGGGAAGTATCCGGGCAGCGTTTACGATGCGAAGGAGTGCCGGATGTGGCCGTCGGTGTTTCGCAAGGCGGGCTACTTCACCGGCCAGATCGGCAAGTGGCACACGGGCACCGATGACGGCTTCGGCCGTGAGTGGGACTGGCAGCGCGTGTGGAACCGGCCGAAGTATCCCGACAACGCGGGCAACTACTATTACGACCAGCTCATCACGTTCAACGGAACGGAGACGAAGGCGGTCAAGGGCTACTCGACGGACAACTACACCGACTGGGCGATCGAATTCATTCGCGGACAGCACCGGCCGTTGAACAAGCCGTGGTATCTCTGGCTCTGCTACGGTGGCGTCCACAGCCCGTATCAGCCGGCCGACCGCCACAAGCAGGATTATCCCGCCGCGAAGGTTGCGACACCGCAGGACATTTACGCGCCGCGCCCGGGCAAGCCCGAATGGATGCAAAAGGTCAACACGTGGGAAAAGGGCGCGAACGGCGAACCGGTGCTGCGCCGCGAGGCGAAGGGCAAGGAAGTCGGCGACGACAAGAGGGTGGCCGAGGGCCGCACGCTGTCGGACTGGACGCGCCAATACAACCAGGCCGTGCGCTCGCTCGACGAGGGCATCGGCCGCGTGCTCGGCGCGCTTGAGAAGTCGGGGCAGTTGAAGAACACGCTCGTGGTGTTCACCGCGGACCAGGGATTCGCCTGGGGACAGCACGGCTTCCGGCACAAGCTCGCGCCCTACGACGACAACCTGCGCCCGCCGTTCATCGTCTCGATGCCCGGCACGATTCCCGAGGGCAAAGTCTGCCGCACGCCCGTCGGCGGCGTGGACCTCGTGCCCACGTTTTTCAGCTTCGCGAAGCAGCCGCTGCCGTGGCCGGTGCACGGGCACGACCTCACGCCGCTTCTCAAGAATCCCGACGCGCCATGGCCGCACCCGGTGCTCATGCCCTACACGACGCACTTCTTCGGCGAGGATACCGCGCGCGTGCCGACCGACGCCGCACACCTCTATCAAAACGGCGTGCCATGGTATTTGATGCTCGTCCAAGGCCGGCACAAATACATCCGCCCGCTCATCGCCGGCGAGACCGAGGAGCTTTACGACCTGCAAGCCGACCCCGCCGAACTCACAAACCTCGCGCACGGCATGAAGAACGCGGACACACTCCGGCAACTCCGCGACGCGACGCTCGCCGAACTCCGCCGCACCGGCGCGAAGATGGCCGACCACCTGCCTCCCGTCGGGACGCGAGCGAAGTAG
- a CDS encoding AAA family ATPase, translated as MYLDFYGLREPPFDINPNPRLLFYSAKHREAFNHLLFGIRERKGFVQLTGEVGAGKTTICRAMMEQLGPRVASALILNPILSPDQLIKAIAMEFGLPVKGLDRLETMDAINRFLLDQAVKGNDAVLIIDEAQALTDELLEQIRLLSNLETDDRKLLQIVLLGQTELRDRLNQHNLRQLRQRISVRFHLRPLSPAETGRYIHHRLESCGANGTPEFTGPALWRVHRYSKGVPRLINTVCDKALLCGYVLQRERIDFRMIGRAIRELEGNVNT; from the coding sequence GTGTATTTGGACTTTTACGGGCTGCGCGAGCCCCCGTTCGACATCAATCCAAATCCGCGCCTGCTCTTCTACAGCGCGAAACATCGCGAGGCATTCAACCACCTCCTGTTTGGCATTCGCGAGCGCAAGGGGTTTGTCCAGCTCACCGGCGAGGTCGGCGCGGGCAAGACCACCATTTGCCGCGCAATGATGGAGCAACTCGGGCCGCGGGTCGCCAGCGCGCTCATCCTCAATCCCATCCTCAGCCCCGACCAGCTCATCAAGGCCATCGCGATGGAGTTCGGCCTGCCAGTCAAGGGACTCGACCGGCTCGAGACGATGGACGCCATCAACCGCTTTCTTCTCGACCAAGCTGTCAAGGGCAACGACGCCGTGCTCATCATCGACGAGGCGCAGGCACTTACGGACGAGTTGCTCGAGCAAATCCGCCTGCTCTCCAATCTGGAGACCGACGACCGCAAGCTGCTTCAAATCGTGTTGCTCGGGCAGACTGAGTTGCGCGATCGCCTCAACCAGCACAACCTCCGCCAGCTTCGGCAGCGGATCAGTGTGCGCTTCCATCTCCGGCCGCTCTCGCCGGCGGAGACCGGCCGTTACATCCACCACCGGCTCGAATCCTGCGGCGCGAACGGCACGCCGGAGTTCACCGGCCCCGCGTTGTGGCGAGTCCACCGATACAGCAAGGGCGTCCCGCGCCTCATCAACACCGTTTGTGACAAGGCGCTGCTTTGCGGGTATGTTCTACAGCGTGAGCGCATCGACTTCCGCATGATCGGCCGGGCGATCCGCGAACTCGAAGGAAACGTCAACACATGA
- a CDS encoding Gfo/Idh/MocA family oxidoreductase, with product MTPQSFRPSRRSFIQSAAALAAASTMPEWFLDECSGAAALAKLLGPNDRPGIALIGCGGRGRGVAREAAQHGQMVAFCDVDEASLAQAQKMWPDAKPVKDFRKVMERDDIHVIVNGTPDHWHTLVNLAALKAGKDVYSEKPLTLTIDEGRRLVKVARDSKRVLQTGSQQRSDKNFRLACELVRNGRLGKLKHVSVWLPSGRREGPFAASPVPAGLDWDFWLGQAPKTDYVKERCHQTFRYWWEYSGGTMTDWGAHHNDIALWGIGAERSGPVEIAAKPLIEMIPGGFTAHSEYDVNYTYANGVTHSCRSTAANAWNGSVVNKEGQQHGVKFEGADGWIFVTRGRIEAGAPELLTTPLAAGATRLYASDNHMKNFFDCVRSRQQPICDVEIGHRSVSVCHLGVIALRLGRKLKWDPAKEQFTGDKDAGKWIAREQRKPWTYDAV from the coding sequence ATGACACCGCAGAGCTTCCGGCCTTCGCGCCGTTCCTTCATCCAATCCGCCGCCGCACTCGCCGCCGCCTCGACGATGCCGGAGTGGTTCCTCGACGAGTGTTCCGGCGCGGCGGCGCTGGCCAAGCTGCTCGGGCCGAACGACCGGCCCGGCATCGCACTCATCGGCTGCGGCGGGCGCGGACGCGGCGTGGCTCGCGAGGCCGCGCAGCACGGTCAGATGGTGGCCTTCTGCGACGTGGATGAGGCGAGCCTGGCGCAGGCGCAAAAGATGTGGCCCGACGCGAAGCCGGTGAAGGATTTCCGCAAGGTCATGGAGCGCGACGACATCCACGTCATCGTCAACGGCACGCCCGACCACTGGCACACCTTGGTGAACCTCGCGGCGCTCAAGGCCGGCAAGGATGTTTACAGCGAGAAACCGCTCACGCTCACAATCGACGAGGGCAGGCGTCTCGTGAAAGTCGCGCGCGACAGCAAGCGCGTCCTGCAAACCGGCAGCCAGCAGCGCAGCGACAAGAACTTTCGCCTCGCGTGCGAGCTCGTCCGCAACGGCCGCCTCGGCAAACTCAAGCACGTCAGCGTGTGGCTCCCGTCCGGCCGGCGCGAGGGACCGTTCGCCGCGTCGCCCGTGCCCGCCGGGCTTGACTGGGATTTCTGGCTCGGGCAGGCGCCGAAGACCGATTACGTGAAGGAACGCTGCCACCAGACCTTTCGCTATTGGTGGGAGTATTCCGGCGGCACGATGACCGATTGGGGCGCGCACCACAACGACATCGCGCTGTGGGGCATCGGCGCCGAACGCAGCGGGCCGGTCGAGATTGCCGCGAAGCCGCTCATCGAGATGATTCCCGGCGGATTCACCGCGCACAGCGAATACGACGTGAACTACACCTACGCGAACGGCGTGACGCACTCGTGCCGCAGCACCGCCGCGAACGCGTGGAACGGCTCCGTGGTGAACAAGGAAGGCCAGCAACACGGCGTGAAATTCGAGGGCGCCGACGGATGGATCTTCGTCACGCGCGGCAGGATCGAGGCGGGCGCGCCCGAGTTGCTGACCACGCCCCTCGCCGCCGGCGCGACGCGGCTTTATGCGAGCGACAACCACATGAAAAACTTCTTCGACTGCGTCCGCTCGCGGCAGCAGCCCATCTGCGACGTCGAGATCGGCCACCGTTCCGTGAGCGTGTGCCACCTCGGAGTCATCGCGCTGCGGCTCGGGCGGAAGTTGAAGTGGGACCCTGCGAAGGAGCAGTTCACCGGCGACAAAGATGCCGGCAAGTGGATCGCCCGCGAGCAGCGCAAGCCGTGGACTTACGACGCGGTGTGA
- a CDS encoding HlyD family efflux transporter periplasmic adaptor subunit — translation MDPDRLKSLQIASEQKARPTRALWGIFLAVGAIVVGVAALAWPRARDSIRLGNKPAGATKTANGSTPSTNAAARPATPAPGRVEGSVLTVSGYIIPRERIELSPRFMGVVKWIGVKKGDRVTKGQVLVRLDDAEQRVRVAEAEARMKTADAAIVTAQVAVPDSEARLAQADARVASARAALSKAELDFERATKLFRDKVETKQLEDDTRLRLETARAAIREAEAALASAKLAPTEARARLDSARATLHEATTARSLAQLYLDWTVIRSPVDGVVLEKLVDPDELVVPQSFGGGRGPSTALVALADPSDLQVEIDLNESDLAKVFLRQKCRVTPEAYPDRGYDGFVAEIAPEASRQKGTLQIKVQVLRPDRFLTPELSAKVDFLGVPPADNPATNTTEKSAAPGQ, via the coding sequence ATGGACCCTGATCGCCTCAAGTCGCTGCAAATCGCGAGCGAGCAGAAGGCCCGCCCGACGCGCGCGCTTTGGGGAATCTTCCTCGCCGTTGGCGCGATCGTGGTAGGGGTCGCCGCACTGGCGTGGCCGCGCGCGCGCGACTCCATCCGGCTTGGCAACAAGCCCGCGGGCGCCACAAAGACCGCGAACGGATCGACGCCTTCGACGAACGCGGCAGCGCGCCCGGCCACGCCAGCGCCGGGCCGTGTCGAAGGCTCCGTCCTCACCGTGAGCGGCTACATCATCCCGCGCGAACGCATCGAACTTTCGCCGCGGTTCATGGGCGTGGTGAAGTGGATTGGCGTGAAGAAGGGCGACCGTGTCACGAAGGGACAGGTGCTTGTGCGCCTCGACGACGCCGAGCAAAGGGTCCGCGTGGCCGAAGCCGAGGCGCGTATGAAAACCGCCGACGCCGCCATCGTCACGGCGCAGGTCGCCGTGCCCGACAGCGAGGCGCGGCTGGCCCAGGCCGATGCGCGGGTGGCGTCCGCGCGCGCGGCGCTCTCGAAGGCCGAGCTCGATTTCGAGCGCGCCACCAAGCTCTTCCGCGACAAGGTGGAAACCAAGCAACTGGAGGATGACACCCGTTTGCGCCTCGAGACCGCGCGCGCGGCGATTCGGGAGGCCGAGGCTGCGCTCGCTTCCGCGAAACTCGCGCCGACCGAGGCGCGTGCCCGGCTGGACTCGGCCCGAGCCACACTGCATGAGGCCACGACCGCGCGCAGCCTGGCGCAGCTTTACCTCGACTGGACGGTCATCCGCTCGCCTGTGGACGGCGTGGTCCTTGAGAAACTCGTGGATCCGGACGAGTTGGTGGTGCCGCAGAGTTTCGGCGGCGGACGCGGCCCGAGCACGGCGCTCGTGGCGCTTGCCGACCCGTCGGATTTGCAGGTGGAGATTGATCTCAACGAATCCGATCTCGCGAAAGTTTTCCTCAGGCAGAAGTGCCGTGTGACTCCCGAGGCGTATCCGGACAGGGGCTACGACGGCTTTGTCGCGGAGATCGCGCCCGAGGCGTCGCGGCAGAAGGGCACGCTGCAAATCAAGGTGCAGGTGCTGCGGCCCGATCGCTTCCTCACGCCGGAGTTGAGCGCGAAGGTGGACTTCCTGGGCGTGCCGCCGGCGGACAACCCGGCCACGAACACGACCGAGAAGTCTGCCGCGCCCGGTCAGTAG
- a CDS encoding NYN domain-containing protein, with product MALVRILVDGYSLLHAWPGLAPGRPRHSAAARDALLQMLTKYRDAIGTPITIVFDGAGAPPGTPRLPSTHELEILYSADGKTADQLIERAAYRFQKFGEVLAITDDFAERDTVIALGGMAQSCGVFIAQIADTLDELRLDVKEHNRRERVAFRRVA from the coding sequence GTGGCTCTTGTCCGGATTCTTGTGGACGGTTACAGCCTGCTGCACGCGTGGCCCGGGCTCGCGCCGGGGCGGCCGCGGCATTCGGCCGCCGCGCGCGACGCGCTGCTCCAGATGCTCACGAAGTATCGCGACGCCATCGGCACCCCCATCACCATTGTCTTCGATGGCGCCGGCGCCCCGCCCGGGACACCCAGGCTCCCCTCCACGCACGAGCTGGAGATTCTCTACTCGGCCGACGGCAAGACCGCGGACCAGTTGATCGAGCGCGCGGCGTATCGGTTCCAAAAATTCGGCGAGGTGCTCGCAATCACGGACGACTTTGCCGAGCGCGACACGGTGATCGCCCTCGGCGGGATGGCCCAGAGTTGCGGCGTGTTCATCGCGCAAATCGCCGACACGCTTGATGAACTCCGCCTCGATGTAAAGGAACACAACCGCCGCGAGCGCGTGGCGTTCAGGAGGGTCGCGTGA